The following proteins are encoded in a genomic region of Bufo bufo chromosome 11, aBufBuf1.1, whole genome shotgun sequence:
- the HHIPL1 gene encoding HHIP-like protein 1, with product MRLAWAAWLLLPALLHRALSHPQCLDFKPPFRPPHALTFCVQYKDFGCCDSSRDREIMETFYRVLGHVDEAGYQLCAAHVQDILCQECSPYAAHLYDAEDPSTPVRSVAGLCEDYCAEVWKKCRSLFRYMTSDKDLLALEGNAAKFCRRLALDDADYCFPRLLVNTKLNQNLGLVTADSEGCLQLCLEEVANGLQNPVAMVHANDGTHRFFVAEQVGLVWTYLPDRSRLEKPFLNISQAVLTSPWEGDERGFLGIVFHPNFKHNGKVYVYYSVEIGFDEIIRISEFRVSAHDMNAIDHSSERIILEVEEPASNHNGGEVLFGDDGYLYIFIGDGGMAGDPFGKFGNSQNKSTLLGKVLRIDVNHNNHGPLYRIPSDNPFVDDPSARPEIYAYGVRNMWRCSFDRGDPQTKEGKGRLFCGDVGQNKYEEVDIVEKGKNYGWRAREGFSCYDKKLCTNSSLGDVLPIFAYPHKLGKSVTGGYVYRGCEYPNLNGLYIFGDFMSGRLMTLKEDQNTGEWQYHEICMGMGQTCMFPGLINNYYQYIISFAEDEAGELYFMSTGIPSATSPTGVVYKIIDASRRAPPGKCRFHPIPVKTKSATVPFVPKEKFIIKTTPTKRPKVKTTSKPSGRTKVTASPPVNPTPDWVEQLLKLLESPGDNQRTTTARPSTTRPPKPKKSGKSNERRGHRKKSKAQSGADSKATSTELRNGAVRLADGQSSDRGRVEIYINGEWGTVCDDLWNTKAASVVCRQLGFQYVIKAAKQAEFGEGRNLRILLDDLECTGKEKTLLDCKHKGIGKHNCNHQEDAGVICSHTEYSQS from the exons ATGAGGCTGGCATGGGCTGCTTGGCTGCTGCTCCCGGCTCTGCTGCACCGGGCCCTCTCTCACCCGCAATGTCTGGACTTCAAGCCCCCGTTCCGCCCGCCGCACGCGCTCACCTTCTGCGTCCAGTACAAGGATTTTGGCTGCTGCGACTCCTCCCGGGACCGGGAGATCATGGAGACCTTCTACCGGGTGCTGGGGCACGTAGATGAGGCCGGCTACCAGCTGTGCGCTGCCCacgtgcaggacatcctgtgCCAG GAATGCTCGCCATACGCCGCCCACTTATACGACGCAGAAGACCCCAGCACCCCGGTGCGGAGCGTGGCTGGACTCTGTGAGGATTACTGCGCGGAAGTCTGGAAAAAATGCAGGTCGCTGTTCAGATACATGACGTCTGACAAAGATTTATTGGCCCTGGAAGGGAACGCGGCCAAATTCTGCCGCCGTCTGGCTCTGGATGACGCCGATTACTGCTTCCCGCGACTATTAGTCAACACGAAACTCAATCAGAACTTGGGCTTGGTGACGGCTGACTCCGAGGGCTGTCTGCAGCTCTGCCTGGAAGAAGTGGCCAACGGTCTCCAGAATCCCGTGGCCATGGTCCACGCCAACGACGGAACGCATCGCTTCTTTGTGGCCGAGCAGGTCGGCCTGGTATGGACCTATCTCCCTGACCGCTCCCGACTGGAAAAACCATTTTTAAATATCTCCCAGGCCGTCCTGACCTCGCCCTGGGAAGGCGACGAGCGAGGTTTTCTAGGAATCGTCTTCCATCCAAACTTTAAACACAACGGCAAAGTCTACGTTTACTACTCGGTGGAAATTGGCTTTGATGAGATCATACGAATCAGCGAGTTCCGGGTTTCTGCTCACGATATGAACGCCATCGATCACAGCTCTGAGAG GATAATCTTGGAGGTGGAGGAGCCGGCATCCAATCACAATGGCGGGGAGGTGCTCTTCGGAGATGATGGCTACCTCTACATCTTTATTGGAGACGGAGGCATGGCTGGGGATCCGTTTGGAAAGTTTGGGAATTCTCAGAACAA ATCCACCTTATTAGGCAAAGTCCTCCGCATCGACGTAAATCATAACAACCACGGACCCCTTTACCGCATCCCCTCTGACAACCCGTTTGTCGATGACCCGTCAGCCAGGCCCGAAATCTATGCTTACGGGGTGAGGAACATGTGGCGCTGCTCATTTGATAGGGGAGACCCCCAGACAAAGGAAGGGAAAGGACGCCTGTTCTGTGGAGACGTAGGACAGAATAAATATGAAGAAGTCGACATTGTAGAGAAAGGAAAGAATTACGGCTGGAGAGCGCGGGAAGGCTTCAGCTGCTATGATAAAAAGCTCTGCACCAATTCTTCACTAG GTGACGTTCTTCCGATTTTTGCCTACCCTCACAAGCTGGGGAAGTCGGTCACCGGTGGATACGTGTACCGAGGCTGCGAATATCCAAACTTAAATGGACTCTATATATTTGGCGATTTTATGAGTGG AAGATTGATGACCTTGAAGGAAGACCAGAATACGGGGGAATGGCAGTACCATGAGATCTGCATGGGGATGGGGCAGACGTGCATGTTCCCTGGGCTCATCAATAACTACTACCAGTACATCATCTCTTTTGCAGAGGATGAAGCAG GAGAACTGTACTTTATGTCTACTGGAATACCGAGCGCCACTTCCCCCACCGGGGTCGTGTACAAGATTATAGACGCGTCAAG GAGGGCCCCGCCGGGCAAATGTCGTTTCCATCCCATACCAGTGAAGACGAAAAGTGCCACTGTGCCCTTCGTACCGAAAGAAA AATTTATAATAAAAACAACTCCAACAAAACGGCCAAAGGTTAAAACTACCTCCAAACCATCCGGGAGGACCAAGGTCACCGCGTCGCCTCCTGTTAATCCAACACCTGATTGGGTGGAGCAGCTCTTGAAGCTCTTGGAAAGTCCAGGAGATAACCAAAGAACCACCACGGCCAGACCATCCACCACAAGACCACCAAAGCCAAAGAAAAGTGGTAAGAGCAACGAAAGGAGAGGACACAGGAAGAAAAGTAAAGCACAAAGCGGCGCTGATTCCAAAGCGACCTCTACAGAGCTACGTAACGGCGCAGTGCGCTTGGCAGACGGCCAGAGTTCCGACCGTGGACGGGTGGAAATCTACATCAATGGAGAGTGGGGGACAGTATGTGACGACTTGTGGAACACCAAGGCCGCAAGCGTGGTGTGCCGCCAGCTGGGGTTCCAATATGTTATAAAAGCCGCCAAACAGGCCGAGTTTGGTGAAGGCCGAAATCTCCGCATCCTTCTAGATGATCTTGAATGCACCGGAAAGGAGAAGACTCTGCTGGACTGCAAGCACAAGGGGATCGGCAAACACAACTGCAATCACCAGGAAGATGCCGGAGTAATCTGCAGTCACACAGAGTATTCTCAGAGTTGA